The window GTGCTTCTCCCCCGGCAAACCTCGATTTTTTCAATGGTCGAGTGGGCCTGCCCGAGCTGCTATGGAACGCCGCCCGCCTGTTCGCAGAGCTCTATGGCTCCGTCAACCACGCGCCAGCATTCATCTGTTGTTGATCAGTGCGCTTGTAGTACCTTGGGAAAAATTGAATCCACCCTACATCCCATCCACTCAGGCCCCAGATTGCAGTTGCTCTCTTGCTCTTGCAGACAACGTTGCGGCTCCTTTGCAGCTCTGTTTCCCATAATGGAAAGTCTCAAGGTTATAGCTTTCGACAAAACTGCTGTCAACCTGAATCTTTCCTCAGGCTAACGAACGTCGTAAATCCCACATTAGCAGTAGGATGGGCAAATGAAGTTATTGCATCAAGCGAATACTTCGCTAAAAATTCGCCTTGTCAAATGATATAGATCACCATGGAAACCCTTTAGGATGAACTTTCAAGACCTCCACGAACTCCTCCGGCTCGAACTCCTCCGACGCATCGACCGGGGCACTCTCACTCAGAGCCGTCTCGCCCAACAGACCGGGTTCCAGCAAGCCCACATCTCGAACTTCCTCAACCGCAAGCGCGCCCTCTCGCTCGAAGGTCTCGACCGCGTTCTCGCCTCCCAGAACCTCTCCATCGACCAGATCCTCCCACTCGACCTCACCGCCGCAGCCATCCCCCCACCCACCCAGACCAGCGATCCCATCGAGATCATTCCCGTCGTCTCCCCTTCGGCCGCCATGGATGACGCCCGCATCTCCCCAGCCTCCATCATAGAGACCATCCAGGTCTCCGCCTCCCGCCTGCACGACAACCGCGCACGCCCATCCACGCGCCACGCCCACTGGCAGCGCTTCCTGGCTATTCGCGCTGACACCCAGCAATCCGCCGCCATGGACCCGCTTCTGTCCCCCGGAGCTATCGCCGTCCTCGACCGCCACTACAACTCACTCTCTCCCTACCGCGCCCACCAGCCCACGCTCTATGCCGTTCGTTGCGGCGCCGCCCTCCTCCTGCGCTTCGTCGACTTCGATGAAGGCCGCCTCATCCTCCGCCCCTACTCACGCGACTTCCCCGTACAGCTCCTTCCTCTCGCCACCCACGAAACCCCCGGCGACTACATCGTCGGCCGCGTCTGCCTCGTCTTCTCCGAGCTCTAACGGCACTTGTAGGGTCTCAGTTGCACTTGTATTTGCGGTCCACCAGCCGCAAGCACCCAGAATCCATCCTGGGTGTACCCTTGATTCCGCAGTATCCGCACGTCTACGCCGCTCTACCGTCGTCATAGGAGTTCAATGTCCAACGCCGACCCTATCCTCCAGCAAATCATCCACGATCAGGAGACCGCCTGGAACGCGGGAGACGGCATTGCCTGGGCATCTGTCTTCACTGAAGACGCAGACTACGTCAACGTCCTCGGTGACGTCTTTCAGGGCCGCGATGAAATCGCCCGCCAGCACGTCTTCATTCTGGGCGGCCCCTATAAAGGCAGCCACATCAGGATCACGATTCGCAAGATCACCCAACCCGCTCCCAACATCGCCGTCATCGAAACTGAATATGACCTCACACGCTTCAACGTCCTCGCTCCCGGCATCGCGCCCACCACTCCCGGAGTTCTCAAGTCACGTATGAAGTACGTCGCCCTCAAAGACGGTGACCAATGGAAGTTCATCGCCGCGCAAAACACCGCCATCCAGCCAACATGGCCCAGTCCCTCACGCCCTTGACACCCGCCCGAATGCTACGCTGTCCTTAGCAATGAATCTCCGCATAGCAGCCATCCGTTCCGGCACCGACCCCGTCCGCAAGCTCACCACCGGATCCTTTCAGCGCTGGCTCGAAACCCCTCTCGTCTGTCCCAAATGCGATGCCTCCTACAACCTCGCCGTCGACTGGGATCAATCCTCCGACCGCTGGTTTCCTGAGACCTCTCGTCCACTCATCACCCTCCTCAAGAAGGCGATCTTCATGGGTCATAGCACCAACCACCGCATCACCCACTTCGAGACCGAAGGCGTCATCGTCGAAAGCGTCACGCCGCCAATCCCAGAGCCGAAACAATAGTCCTACCCACGAAACACCACCCAAAGCCCCCCAACAGCAAGCAGAGAAAGCAGCAGACAGATCGTAATGCTCAGAGGCCACGCAGCCGGCACCGGTATCTCACCTGCCCGCAGCTTCCGAAGCATCGACAGATGCGAGATCGCTACCAGCACCGACGCAATCACACCAATCGACACCAGAAGCACGCCGAAGTGAATCGCGCCTTCGTGCAACCGAACGCTCTCAGGCGTCTCGGCATGTTCGCGAGCAGAGCGAAAGAAGCCGATCATCCCAAGTCCAAAACTAGACATCCCAAGCGTCGTTCGTATCCACGCTAGCGTCGTCCGATCGATCGCCAATCCGACCCGCAACGCTGCCATCTCCGTACGATCTTCCGCTAACTCAGTTGGCAGTCTCTTCGCATCCACCTTCGAATCTGGACTCATCGCATCGCTCCCGTTCTTTTGCCTTGAAGCGTACTCAAGCTTCAACGCAATTTCCAGATGAAACGGTCAAGCGACCATCGTCATAATCAATCGGAATAAACAGTCGGAAGATCAATCGAAGCCAAGCGTAAACGCTCAACCTGCAGGATAGTCATACTTCGCGGCCCCCCCGGCCGCCTCCGAACCTGAGAACTACCGCCCAAGTCTGCATAGATCGTGCGCAGACGAGGGCATCCATAAAGGATCGGAACAGGTCACCCTCTAGGCTACCGCCAACTCAAGCTCTATTCCGGTCGCGGCTTCAGGCACGCTTGCAACAGGTCGCTTCCAGTCACCGAGCGAACGGCTCAACAACGATGCAGCGCAACCCTCTCCGCAAAGGATAACGATGTCCCGGCTCATCGCAAGATCGGTGTCCCATGGCATAAACGTAATGCCACGCGACGTGACCTTAGCCAGCACCCAGTGGTTGCTTGTCTTCTTCTGTACTCCGCAAAGGCATGTAAAAAGCGTGATCGCTGCCATATTGTTGCCTCCCTTCAAGATTCGCAGTGTGCTACATCTTGCACAGTTGCACGTTGGGTGCCGTTGCCGCGAAAACCCCTGTCATTCTTTGTTTTCAATACGTAAAGCCGCAACGTTGCTACTACGTTGGATGCCGTTTGTCCCCGAGAATGAGGGCAAAAGTGGTAAAACTTTTCCACTTTACGCGGTTCATAAAAACAGATCTTGTCCCGCACAGACGTTCTTTCACTCCGCCCGAAGAAAAAACGAAGATGAGATCATGTTGGCAAGCAAGGCGCTCAAGTCCCAGCACTTAGCGCACATAGGCTGTCAAAGGGGGCGCCCACGCCAACTTCCACCGCAAACCAACTTCGATCTACCGCATAAGTCCGCCAGACACTCACTCCACCTAGTTGACCAGCTGCCTGCAGCAAACCGGGCACTCTACCTTGTGCTTCTCCCAAAGCGCCCTTGCAGTGATCAACCCCATATGGGCGTCGTTCACACGATTGACCGGTCCCTGTTGGTGACTATTCAACTTCACCAATGCGTCTTCAACCACGTCGATCAGCATCATTTCGATTTGGCACTTCTTCGTATCGTACATATCGTCCTTTCCAACTCAATAGCGACAAACAGGGCCTTCACGCAAGTTCGAGCGTTATTGCACTACAGTCGAAACCTTAAGATTGAAAGGGAAATGAGTGATTGGCGTGTCGATCACGGAGTAGCTGATATGACCGCCGCAGTATATGCACTTCGTCTTCTGAACCAGCAGAGGATTCGCCTCCACAAAGCCGTTTGGGAAGGAGCGAAAACAGTCAGGACACGCCAGCAGGATTGAAAAGCTGTCGGTCCCCTCGTACGGAATCTTGGCAGTCCAGAAAGGAGGCGTCGCGTCTCCAGAGCGAGGACTCTCCATCCGCTCCCGCGTCACAACCTCCGTGAGGAGGTCGAGCAAAACCGCTGGGCTGTTCTTACCCTTCGGATAAAACGCATCGGCACACAAGCCAGCGGGAATGCTGCTCTCCGCAAAAGCGCCGCTCATCGCGATCACCTGCACAAACGGGAACCGACGCCGAACAATCGACAGCAGTTCAAAGCCTGACATCACAGGCATATCGAGATCAGAAACAAGCAGATCGGGAACATGTTCACGCAGCGATTGGAGAGCTTCCACACCGTTTCCGGCCGTCTGAACAAAGTAGCCGATCGATTGAAGCAGGGCGGAGTACAACTTCAGTATCGATCGAAACATTATCGTCAACCAGAAGCACAGATAGCTTGTCGTCTAGCATGGCCGTCTCCTCTTTGAAGACATGCCCGGTCTTCACCATCCAAGCATTTCACTTGGAATCTTGACGAGCTGTCCGTTTAAGAACAACGATCGATTATTTCCTCTTCTTCATAGGCTTGGGAGATATCTCGTTTGGCCTCTGCGCTTTCACAGTCGATCTTTCCCGAATCGCCGGATCGGCATCGTGAAGAAGAACATTCAGCAGAGAGCGGTTGACCTTGATATGTCCGTTGTATTCGATGTATCCCGCCTTGCGAAACCGATTCATGAACAGATTGACGCGACTGCGCGTGCAACCGATGATCGACGCCAGAGCCTCCTGGCTGATCTTCGGAATATTCGTCTCCGGCTCGTTGACCTTGCCGAAATTCGCCATATTCAGCAGCGCCCGCGCGAGCCGCTTCTCCGTGGAGTTAAACAGTTGATCGATCAGGTCATCTTGAATGCGACTCGTTCGCTCCAGCAGATACGCAACAAAAAACTCCGACATAATCTGTTCATCGTGAAGGACGCGAATCATCTCCTTGCGACCAATGCGCAGCATTACGCACTCGGTCAGGGCTGTCGCTGAAGCAATGTGGAGTTGGTGTTCCGTAGGCAGGCACTCCTGACCCACAAAATCTCCCGCATTCAAAATCGCCAGCGTGACCTGTTTACCAATCTCCGAAATGACAGTAAGTCTTGCCTTGCCCTGTTGAATGTAGAAGATGCTCGCACCGATATCACCCTGCGAAAAGACCTTCGCACCCTTGCGAAACCGCACGATCTTCTTCCCCAGGCCCGCTTGGGCGAGAAAGTCGGCGGCGTTGAATGGAGTCGGACTTTCAGGCACCAGGCAACTCTCCGAGCCATCTTGCAGATCGTCACTGTTCCTCTCTGCCGCCCATGCAAAGGGCAAAACAGAGTCAACATCATTCAGCGAAGACAGCCAATGTTGGCTGCCACACATAAGAATGTCACACCGGGCCGGAACTGTGTGTCTCATTCAGGACCAAATTCCAACTTTCTCTTTACCTGACAGAAGCGGGAGCGTCGCGCAGAGGTCAGACCGATGCGCCATGGCACGAATCTGCTGCCCTTTTCGCTTTACTTGAGTGAAGGCAGTTGTGAACCTGGCCTGCAGAAGGAGGACGAGTATGTTAAACGAATTGGTTGCAGCCATCACAGCAGTTTCCATCCTTGCAGCTGTCTATCTGCTCTGCATGGACATCTATCAACTAAACCGCCTCCGACCCCGCTCGCCGGCTCATAACTCCAAGAGCATCGCTGGTCGTTGAGATTCGTATCGCAACCAGGCTGTCCAGGTGACGAAGGATGCGGCACACGAAGACGGAAGCACTGACAATCGCTAACCGGCGATTGCCTCACGAACGATCACTGCAATGCTGTCCAGGTGTTGTCAGGATTGAACGTAGCCGTTCTCTTTGCCGCATCCACGGTATCTGGTCCAAGGTCTTTCTCGAACACCACATCATCCTGATTGATCATGAACGTCTTGATACCCGAGTCGCCATACTTCGCTGGATACGCAAGATAAGCGAATCCACCGGTCATCTTTCCATTCACGACAAACGCCTTCGCACCGCCCTTCGCATTGGGGCCTTGCGAATCCAGCCGACGATAAAAATAACCGTAATAGGGTTGTGCTTTATCCGGTTTGATCTTGATCCCTTCGTCTGACGCAAACGCAACCAGCGGTCCAAGCGGGCTGCGAGGAGCACCCTCCGGTGACTCCCAATACAAGCCATCCTGCTGGCCCGCATCGCTGATGAACTTCTGCGCGTACTGCTTCACCCCTCCATGCTTCTGCGAGAAATACTGCGCCTGCGACTGCGCCAGCGCTCCACAAACATAGATAGCGGCAATCTCGTCCCTGCCGATGCGCCGCGCCAGAATCTCCTTCTTACCAGCCTGCACATCGAAGTACCACGCACCCCCAGCATTCTTCATCAGCGGTATAGGAAACGCTTGATTATCCGCGCCCACCAGCAGCACCTCGCTGCCATCTCCCATCTTTCGCCATCGATTCATCACCTGGTACGCCTGCGCAAATCCATCAAGCGCCGCGTTATCTTCAGCCGCGTCGCCAGAGGAGATGATCTCCTTCGATCCCGGGCCAAAGATCGCAACAACCGTATCCCCACTATGCGCCTTGGCGGCATCGCTTAAAGCCTTACTCGCGTCATCTGGCGAAGCGAACGTCTTGGGCCCAGCCTCTGTCGCGGGAGCCTGCTGTCCCTGCTTATTGCACGCTGCAACGGAAACAAGCAAACCAAAACCCATCGTTAGACAAAAAAAACGCCGCGCGAAAACGGTGCGACCACGGACTAAACAAAACATTCTGATCCTCCGATGGATGTGTTCGTCATGCTCACGGTCTCAAAAGCCTTCTCTATCGCCTGCCGCCGAAACTACCGCCACCACCACCTCTGCCGCCCCATCCGCCACCGCCGCCACTACTGCCCCAGCCGCGTGAACTCGAAGAGCGCGAACCCCATCCACCACCGGAGCCATCCGAGTGGCTCCCCCATCCGCTGAACGCCGATGAACTCCCGCCGCTGTGCGATTGCGCAGGAGAACTCCCGCTACTCCCACCCCAGCCATGCGCAGCATCCGAGTTCGACCCGCCTGCATTCTGCCACCCGCTCCCGGTGTTCTTATAGGCGTTGCCGTTCGCGGTCGCATACTTATTTCCGTTTGAACTCTCCGCCGTCCCAACCGTCCCATTCGCATCCGAGTAGTGCTGCGAGTCCACCGTCGTCCCATTCTTCGAAGCCGTCGAACTCCCCCAGCTTGAATACGCGTTCGATCCCTGGTGCGTAGCCCCGTACGCTCCTGTGGACGGGTTATACGCCTGCCCAACCTTCTGCGTCCCATACGCGGTCGAAGTCGAAGCGCCCCGCGCATAGGTCCCTGTGGACGGGTTATATCCCGAGCCATAGTGCGCGCTACCGTACGCCCCATACGCGCTCCCGCTGGTGCCGTAGTATCCGCCGTGCCAGGCTGTATTCCCGTAGTACGCCCCGCCGTGATAATAGGCCGCACCACCGTACCAGTTACAGCTCCAGCTGCTGTATCCCCAGCCGCTGCTCATCATCGCTCCAATCGCTAACCCGGCACCAAACGAAATAACGCTCGCCGCCACAAGATCTCCGGTCGAGTAACCCGGAACCACATAAGGAGTGCCATAGACAACCGTGGGGTTATACACCGGCACATACACGATCTGCGGATTGGTCGGTTGAATCACAATCGTCTGCGGAGCCTGCTGCACCACAGTGATCTGCGATCCCGACTTTAGATTACCTGCGGTCTTAGCCTTCGCACGCAACGCCTGTATGGCCGTCATCACATCGGCCTGCTGATTGTGATACGCCTCACCGAGTTGTGACGTCCACGAGAGGTTCTGCGCCATGTTGTTCAACACAGACTGGAACTGCGTCAACGCCTTCACGCTCGGATCCCACGTCTGTTTATCCACCGCGGTCGTCAGAGCGCTTCCCGTCAAAGTCTTGTTCTGCTGAACCCAATAGTTAGCCACCGCCACCTGATCAGGAAAGGTCGCAGCACTCAAAATCTGTGCCACCAACGCATCCGGATAAAGAGCAATCGGCGCCACCAGACTCTGCAACTCCTCAGCGGTCGCCGGTGCCCCCTGCCCGGGATAACTCGCAGGCGGCGCAGGAGCCGGAGCAGCAGTAGGTGCAGTCGTTTGATACGCCATCCCGCTACCCACTCCCGGGCCAACCGTGAAGACTAAAGCAATGCTCAATCCGAGAGAGATACTCTGCTTCGCCACCGCGATGCAACCCATATACTCCTCCTCAAAACAACACTTCGTCACCATCTTCAATCGACGACGGGTCGATCTTCTTCTCCGACTGAGAAAACTCGCGACGTTCTCGGGATAAAAACCAACTCCTGCATTTAGGAAGGAAAGTCTTTCCGGCCGCTCGATAAAGACCGACGAAAGAATCACAATCCTTGCCTGCGTCGGTAGTTTAGCTGCACCATCTGCCTCCAACTACTAGCAAAAGTTGCAGCACACAGATATCAGCCACATTCAAATCGTGAAAGATACGCGGGCGAATTCAATCTTTTTTCCAGGCAGCAATACAAAACCGACGAAGAACTCATGTAGGATCGAATCGAATTTGTGAACACGCGCACTCTGGAGGAATGGGTTGATCGTCTCTCGTGCCGTATCCGCGCTCCTCATCGTTTCACTTACCACCTTCACAATGGCTCAAACAGGCGGCCTCACCTGCTCGAGCGACGACGGCGACTACCACTACTGCCGCGCAGACACACAGAACCAGGTGCAGCTCGTGCGGCAGATCTCCGGCTCCCGTTGCGAACAAGGCTACAGTTGGGGATTCGACCCCCGCGGCATCTGGGTCGATCGCGGTTGCCGGGCTCAGTTCAGCTATGGCCGCGTCAATACTCACACTAGCAGCGGCAACAATAACAACAACTCCGGTGCTGCCATCGCAGGCGGCATCCTCGGCGCACTGATCCTTGGCGCAGCGGTCGCCGCTGCAAACAACAACAACAACGACGACTCTCATCACGACCACGATCGCGTGAACTACTACAACGATGGCTATCGCATGGGACGGCAGGACGCGGACAATGGCAGACCGAACTTCCCTGGGTATTGGAGTGAGCGTCGCCCAATGAAGTACTCCAATGACTTCGACGCCGGCTACGCTGACGGTTACAACGGCTTTGGCCGACATCCGCCACGCTAGGCATTCGCCGAGTAAGCAAGCTCCATTGCCTTTATGCAACTGCCTTTACGCAACGAACGGAGGTCCGCAAGAAATGAAGAAATCGCCCGCTTCTGTATCGATGCAATGCCTTGTAGTCATAGCAGCATCGCTGATCTGTGCCACGGCGCAAACACAGCAGACTACGCCCACACCACCGTCAGCCGTCGCCGCCGAAGCAACGGTTGCTCCTCGCAGCAACATCGATATGCTCGCCGAGATCAAAAAGAGCGGCAAGCTGCGCGTGGGCGTCGCAGAGATCGTTCCTTGGGCAATGCACGACAAAGACGGCAATCTAATCGGGTTCGAGATCGACGTCGCAAGAAAGCTCGCCCGCGACCTCGGAGTCAAGGCCGAATTCCACCCAGACGAATTTCGCTACCTTATTCCGGACCTCGATGCTGGCCGATTCGACATCATCATCGCTGGTTTCTCAATTGAGGCACATCGCGCTCTGCTGGTGAACTTCAGCCAGCCCTATAACGTGACCGATGTGACCATAGCCGCGAGTAAAAAGTTGGGCGGCGATCTCAAGACCATAGACGACTTCAACAAAAAGGGCGTCACCATCGGCGTGATCGAAGGAACGACAGCAGAAGATTTAGCGGCGTTGGCATTTCCAAAAGCCTTCCTCCACACCTATACCGAAGACAGTGAGTTATTCACCGATCTGGTTGCTGGCAAGCTGACCGCCGCCGTCGCCGACAGTCCTCGCCTGGATATTCTCTCCAAGCTCTACCCGGACGCAGTGTCGGTGCCGACCATCGCTCCCCTCGGCACCTTCCCTGCGGCCTTCGCCGTTCGCAGGGGAGACATGGACTTCGTCAACTATCTCAACTCATGGATCGCCGCGCGCTCTGCCGACAAGTGGTTCGACAGCCGCCGCATCTTCTGGTTCAAATCGACCGATTGGGCATCCAACTTATAGCGCACCAACTTCACGAAGCCTCTTCACACAAGCTTGGAGACTCATTCAGGGAGAGCACCAGCGCCTTGCGGTCGATCTTTCCGCTTGCATTATGCGGAAGCTCATCGAGTTGCACGATGCGGCGCGGCACCATGTAGGAAGGCAGCGTGCGTCGAAGCGATTCGAGCAGCTCCTGCGGAGACGCCGACACCGCACTGGTAAACCCAACAACACCCTGAACGAGACCGTCTTCGATTGGCCACGCCACCGCAGCGACGTTATCCGAGTTAGAGACCGAGCGCAGATGCGCCTCAATCTCTTCCAGCTCCACGCGCTGGCCCATAAGCTTAATCTGCCGGTCCATTCGGCCTAGGTGGTGGAACGCACCGTGTTCGTCCTGTCGAGTAAGATCGCCTGTCAGATACCACCTCTTGCCGTCGATCGTAGGAAAGCGTTCACGATTCAGCTCCGGTTCGTTGTAGTACCCCTCTGCAAGTTGGCCGCCGGCGAGAACGAGTTGCCCTACCTCTCCAACTGGCAAAAATGCGAACGAATCATCAACAACTGCAGCTTCGACTCCGGGCAGCGGTAATCCGCTTGGAACAAGATTGAGGGTTGGCGTAGCAGGGAACTCAGCACCCACCGTCGCACTCACGCAACCGACCGTCGCCTCGGTCGGGCCATACAGATTGTCGACAATGCTCCAGGGAGCAGCCGCTTGCCACGCTTCAGCCAGCGGGTAGGGCAGCGCTTCACCGCAAAAAACGCTGTAACGAAGTGAGGGAAACGCCCCAGGCTTCAGCGTCTTCATGCCACGCATGAACGCAGCGATGGACGGAACCGAAGACCATATCGTCAACCCGTGATCCGTGATGAAGCGGGAGGGCGACATCAGTTGGGTCGCCGGTACAACGTGCACAGAAGCACCGCTGCCCCACGCAAGGAACATCTCGAAGACGCTTACGTCGAAGGAAAGCTCAGAGGTCTGCGAGATCCGATCCGCTGAAACAGGTTGAATGCGGACCCGCACTGCCTCAAGGAACTGAGCAATGCTTCCCAACTTGATCACAACTCCCTTGGGAACTCCAGTCGTGCCCGACGTAAAGATCACGTAGGCGAGATCGTCTGCGCCACGAAGGACCGGCGCCTCCACTCGCCCTTCAGGCAACGAATCAAGTTGGCCCGAAAGATCGAGAATCAGCGGAGGCGCAATCGCACGGAGAGCCGGAG is drawn from Edaphobacter lichenicola and contains these coding sequences:
- a CDS encoding helix-turn-helix domain-containing protein — encoded protein: MNFQDLHELLRLELLRRIDRGTLTQSRLAQQTGFQQAHISNFLNRKRALSLEGLDRVLASQNLSIDQILPLDLTAAAIPPPTQTSDPIEIIPVVSPSAAMDDARISPASIIETIQVSASRLHDNRARPSTRHAHWQRFLAIRADTQQSAAMDPLLSPGAIAVLDRHYNSLSPYRAHQPTLYAVRCGAALLLRFVDFDEGRLILRPYSRDFPVQLLPLATHETPGDYIVGRVCLVFSEL
- a CDS encoding SgcJ/EcaC family oxidoreductase, whose translation is MSNADPILQQIIHDQETAWNAGDGIAWASVFTEDADYVNVLGDVFQGRDEIARQHVFILGGPYKGSHIRITIRKITQPAPNIAVIETEYDLTRFNVLAPGIAPTTPGVLKSRMKYVALKDGDQWKFIAAQNTAIQPTWPSPSRP
- a CDS encoding YidH family protein encodes the protein MSPDSKVDAKRLPTELAEDRTEMAALRVGLAIDRTTLAWIRTTLGMSSFGLGMIGFFRSAREHAETPESVRLHEGAIHFGVLLVSIGVIASVLVAISHLSMLRKLRAGEIPVPAAWPLSITICLLLSLLAVGGLWVVFRG
- a CDS encoding response regulator: MFRSILKLYSALLQSIGYFVQTAGNGVEALQSLREHVPDLLVSDLDMPVMSGFELLSIVRRRFPFVQVIAMSGAFAESSIPAGLCADAFYPKGKNSPAVLLDLLTEVVTRERMESPRSGDATPPFWTAKIPYEGTDSFSILLACPDCFRSFPNGFVEANPLLVQKTKCIYCGGHISYSVIDTPITHFPFNLKVSTVVQ
- a CDS encoding Crp/Fnr family transcriptional regulator produces the protein MPESPTPFNAADFLAQAGLGKKIVRFRKGAKVFSQGDIGASIFYIQQGKARLTVISEIGKQVTLAILNAGDFVGQECLPTEHQLHIASATALTECVMLRIGRKEMIRVLHDEQIMSEFFVAYLLERTSRIQDDLIDQLFNSTEKRLARALLNMANFGKVNEPETNIPKISQEALASIIGCTRSRVNLFMNRFRKAGYIEYNGHIKVNRSLLNVLLHDADPAIRERSTVKAQRPNEISPKPMKKRK
- a CDS encoding DUF2950 domain-containing protein, with the protein product MLVSVAACNKQGQQAPATEAGPKTFASPDDASKALSDAAKAHSGDTVVAIFGPGSKEIISSGDAAEDNAALDGFAQAYQVMNRWRKMGDGSEVLLVGADNQAFPIPLMKNAGGAWYFDVQAGKKEILARRIGRDEIAAIYVCGALAQSQAQYFSQKHGGVKQYAQKFISDAGQQDGLYWESPEGAPRSPLGPLVAFASDEGIKIKPDKAQPYYGYFYRRLDSQGPNAKGGAKAFVVNGKMTGGFAYLAYPAKYGDSGIKTFMINQDDVVFEKDLGPDTVDAAKRTATFNPDNTWTALQ
- a CDS encoding DUF3300 domain-containing protein; this translates as MGCIAVAKQSISLGLSIALVFTVGPGVGSGMAYQTTAPTAAPAPAPPASYPGQGAPATAEELQSLVAPIALYPDALVAQILSAATFPDQVAVANYWVQQNKTLTGSALTTAVDKQTWDPSVKALTQFQSVLNNMAQNLSWTSQLGEAYHNQQADVMTAIQALRAKAKTAGNLKSGSQITVVQQAPQTIVIQPTNPQIVYVPVYNPTVVYGTPYVVPGYSTGDLVAASVISFGAGLAIGAMMSSGWGYSSWSCNWYGGAAYYHGGAYYGNTAWHGGYYGTSGSAYGAYGSAHYGSGYNPSTGTYARGASTSTAYGTQKVGQAYNPSTGAYGATHQGSNAYSSWGSSTASKNGTTVDSQHYSDANGTVGTAESSNGNKYATANGNAYKNTGSGWQNAGGSNSDAAHGWGGSSGSSPAQSHSGGSSSAFSGWGSHSDGSGGGWGSRSSSSRGWGSSGGGGGWGGRGGGGGSFGGRR
- a CDS encoding DUF3011 domain-containing protein, coding for MIVSRAVSALLIVSLTTFTMAQTGGLTCSSDDGDYHYCRADTQNQVQLVRQISGSRCEQGYSWGFDPRGIWVDRGCRAQFSYGRVNTHTSSGNNNNNSGAAIAGGILGALILGAAVAAANNNNNDDSHHDHDRVNYYNDGYRMGRQDADNGRPNFPGYWSERRPMKYSNDFDAGYADGYNGFGRHPPR
- a CDS encoding transporter substrate-binding domain-containing protein; this encodes MKKSPASVSMQCLVVIAASLICATAQTQQTTPTPPSAVAAEATVAPRSNIDMLAEIKKSGKLRVGVAEIVPWAMHDKDGNLIGFEIDVARKLARDLGVKAEFHPDEFRYLIPDLDAGRFDIIIAGFSIEAHRALLVNFSQPYNVTDVTIAASKKLGGDLKTIDDFNKKGVTIGVIEGTTAEDLAALAFPKAFLHTYTEDSELFTDLVAGKLTAAVADSPRLDILSKLYPDAVSVPTIAPLGTFPAAFAVRRGDMDFVNYLNSWIAARSADKWFDSRRIFWFKSTDWASNL
- a CDS encoding AMP-binding protein, whose translation is MNFNLASPFYEQARAHPENLALRVLGRSYSYGELAALTGSAAAMLGDARKVGVLASRTLGAYVGILASSWSGAAYIPLSPTKLPDERLAAILEIVRPDALVVDAVGLARMTPALRAIAPPLILDLSGQLDSLPEGRVEAPVLRGADDLAYVIFTSGTTGVPKGVVIKLGSIAQFLEAVRVRIQPVSADRISQTSELSFDVSVFEMFLAWGSGASVHVVPATQLMSPSRFITDHGLTIWSSVPSIAAFMRGMKTLKPGAFPSLRYSVFCGEALPYPLAEAWQAAAPWSIVDNLYGPTEATVGCVSATVGAEFPATPTLNLVPSGLPLPGVEAAVVDDSFAFLPVGEVGQLVLAGGQLAEGYYNEPELNRERFPTIDGKRWYLTGDLTRQDEHGAFHHLGRMDRQIKLMGQRVELEEIEAHLRSVSNSDNVAAVAWPIEDGLVQGVVGFTSAVSASPQELLESLRRTLPSYMVPRRIVQLDELPHNASGKIDRKALVLSLNESPSLCEEAS